Proteins co-encoded in one Malus sylvestris chromosome 9, drMalSylv7.2, whole genome shotgun sequence genomic window:
- the LOC126583767 gene encoding wall-associated receptor kinase-like 22: MDTVGRFLLHITLFLWSMTAVEIATTLIAPVSMPGCPSYCGQVDQIPYPFGIGTGCYLDDWFQIICDNSTSPPKPFSNSTGLEVLEINIEGTLKVASPVTFSNCSHKPSGRQTANLEGSPFVFSQKNRFTSMSCGGIGLMTSLSGSTIGGCLSIWDDTSNALGNNSCSGLNCCQTTIPSSLSTFRTSFGEITNAERAKLCKYAFLVDQDWFTSDSTNISDIGHMDNVPIVLEWKFFSNTTFNINGTTNSTDIDKNMDCSGGNCFCPKGFQGNPYLIHGCEDIDECEDPVHFNRCIPGICINYPGSYRCVFLDPRQSRVKLAIIVTSSVLGLLFLLVGAWWLRKVIKKRKNTKRKEKFFKQNGGLLLKQQLSSGEVNVEKIKLFNSKELEKATDNFSADRILGQGGQGTVYKGMLADGRIVAVKKSKIVAGGEVGQFINEIVILSQISHRNVVKLLGCCLETEVPLLVYEFILNGTLSQYIHHQNEEFPLTWEMRLRVSIEVAGALSYLHSAASFPIYHRDIKSSNILLDEKYRAKVADFGTSRSVAIDQTHLTTRVHGTFGYLDPEYFQSSQFTEKSDVYSFGVVLAELLTGEKPVSVLSSQESRSLATYFLLSMEENRLFDILHARVMKEAVKDEIMAVANLAQRCLNLNGKKRPTMKEVAAELEAIQLSVKFSNVQQNFAEVHYVRSEITEPWDVVSISTASCMDSGTGSSLDVQPLLSFKSL, encoded by the exons atgGACACCGTCGGCCGGTTTCTACTTCATATTACTTTGTTCTTGTGGTCTATGACTGCGGTGGAAATAGCAACAACATTAATAGCACCCGTATCAATGCCTGGTTGTCCATCGTATTGTGGTCAAGTCGATCAAATCCCGTATCCTTTTGGAATTGGAACCGGTTGTTACCTTGATGATTGGTTCCAAATAATCTGCGACAACTCCACCAGCCCTCCAAAACCTTTCTCGAACTCTACCGGTCTAGAGGTGCTCGAAATCAATATTGAAGGCACACTAAAGGTGGCGAGCCCTGTTACCTTCTCCAATTGCAGTCACAAGCCATCAGGCCGCCAGACAGCAAACTTAGAGGGAAGCCCTTTTGTGTTCTCCCAGAAGAACAGATTCACTTCAATGAGTTGTGGAGGAATTGGCTTGATGACATCCTTATCCGGATCAACAATTGGAGGCTGCTTGTCCATATGGGACGATACTAGTAATGCTTTAGGAAATAACAGTTGCAGTGGGCTGAATTGCTGCCAGACCACCATTCCTTCGTCTCTTAGCACCTTCCGTACTAGTTTCGGTGAAATAACAAATGCGGAGAGAGCAAAATTATGCAAGTATGCTTTCCTAGTAGACCAAGATTGGTTTACATCAGATTCAACAAATATTTCAGACATTGGTCACATGGACAATGTCCCTATAGTTCTGGAATGGAAGTTTTTTAGCAATACGACTTTCAATATAAATGGAACGACAAATTCGACAGATATTGATAAGAACATGGATTGCTCCGGTGGTAATTGCTTCTGCCCAAAGGGCTTCCAAGGAAACCCCTATCTTATTCATGGATGTGAAG ATATCGATGAATGTGAGGATCCAGTCCACTTCAACAGATGCATTCCCGGCATTTGTATTAATTATCCCGGGAGTTATCGGTGTGTATTCCTTGATCCACGACAGTCACGAGTTAAGCTGGCCATTATAG TTACCAGCAGTGTTCTTGGACTATTGTTTCTACTAGTTGGTGCATGGTGGTTGCGCAAAgtcataaagaaaagaaaaaatactaAACGCAAAGAGAAGTTTTTTAAGCAGAATGGTGGTCTATTGTTGAAACAACAATTATCTTCAGGTGAAGTCAATGTTGAGAAGATTAAGTTGTTCAATTCCAAGGAGTTAGAGAAAGCCACAGACAATTTTAGTGCAGACAGAATTCTTGGTCAGGGAGGCCAAGGTACTGTTTATAAAGGAATGCTGGCGGACGGAAGAATAGTTGCTGTCAAGAAATCGAAAATAGTTGCTGGAGGTGAAGTTGGGCAGTTCATTAATGAAATTGTCATTCTTTCACAAATTTCCCACAGGAATGTGGTTAAACTATTGGGGTGTTGTTTAGAGACCGAAGTTCCCCTTTTGGTTTATGAATTCATACTCAATGGAACACTTTCTCAGTATATTCACCACCAAAATGAAGAGTTCCCCCTCACATGGGAAATGAGGTTGCGAGTTTCCATCGAAGTTGCAGGAGCTCTTTCCTACTTACATTCAGCAGCTTCCTTTCCCATTTACCACCGCGACATCAAGTCTTCTAACATACTCTtggatgaaaaatacagagcCAAAGTAGCAGACTTTGGGACTTCAAGATCAGTTGCCATTGATCAAACTCACCTTACGACACGAGTACATGGAACATTTGGTTATCTGGACCCAGAGTACTTCCAATCTAGCCAATTTACAGAGAAGAGTGATGTTTATAGCTTTGGAGTGGTCCTTGCGGAGCTCTTGACAGGAGAAAAACCAGTTTCAGTTTTGAGTTCACAAGAAAGCAGAAGCCTAGCAACTTATTTCCTTCTTTCTATGGAGGAGAATCGTCTATTTGATATTCTTCATGCTCGAGTAATGAAGGAGGCTGTGAAAGACGAGATTATGGCAGTTGCTAACCTTGCACAGAGGTGCTTGAATTTGAATGGGAAGAAACGACCTACCATGAAAGAAGTAGCAGCGGAGTTGGAGGCAATTCAATTGtcagttaaattttctaatgtGCAACAAAATTTTGCAGAAGTTCATTATGTTCGAAGTGAAATAACCGAGCCTTGGGATGTTGTTTCTATATCAACAGCTTCTTGTATGGATAGTGGCACAGGCTCTTCATTGGATGTACAACCACTATTGTCCTTCAAGTCATTGTAA